Proteins found in one Pectobacterium atrosepticum genomic segment:
- a CDS encoding TerC family protein, whose product MFDWIVDPNAWLALGTLTILEIVLGIDNIIFLSLVVAKLPKAQQNKARRIGLMGAMFMRLGLLASIAWVMRLTDPLFTVVGNEISTRDLILFFGGLFLIWKSSMEIHETVEGGSEDHTSKTYSFFGAIVQIMMLDIIFSLDSVITAVGLSDHLFIMMAAVIIAVLVMMFSARPIGEFVERHPSVKMLALSFLILVGFTLILESFDVHVPKGYIYFAMFFSMSVEALNLLRSKKDKTAH is encoded by the coding sequence ATGTTTGATTGGATTGTTGATCCGAACGCATGGTTAGCATTGGGAACGCTGACTATTCTGGAAATCGTTCTTGGGATCGATAACATTATTTTCCTGTCTCTGGTTGTCGCCAAACTACCTAAAGCCCAACAAAACAAAGCTCGCCGCATCGGTCTGATGGGTGCGATGTTCATGCGTTTGGGGCTGCTCGCGTCTATCGCCTGGGTAATGCGTCTGACCGACCCGCTGTTTACCGTGGTAGGCAATGAAATTTCCACTCGCGATCTGATTCTGTTCTTCGGAGGGCTCTTCCTTATCTGGAAGTCCAGCATGGAAATTCATGAAACTGTCGAAGGCGGTTCAGAAGATCATACCTCCAAGACGTACTCTTTCTTCGGCGCGATCGTGCAGATCATGATGTTAGATATTATCTTCAGCCTGGATTCGGTGATTACCGCAGTCGGCCTGTCTGACCATTTGTTTATTATGATGGCCGCTGTGATTATCGCCGTTCTCGTGATGATGTTCTCCGCACGCCCTATCGGCGAGTTTGTCGAACGCCATCCGTCCGTCAAAATGCTGGCCTTGTCATTCCTGATCCTTGTCGGGTTCACTCTGATTTTGGAAAGCTTCGACGTTCACGTACCGAAAGGCTATATCTACTTCGCCATGTTCTTCTCGATGTCCGTCGAGGCACTGAACCTGTTACGCAGTAAGAAAGATAAAACAGCGCACTGA
- a CDS encoding YgdI/YgdR family lipoprotein, translated as MKMAVTLALLFTLVGCSSNYVMATKEGQMLLTQGKPMLDKDTGLLSYTDEQGNQKQINSDQVSQIVQR; from the coding sequence ATGAAAATGGCGGTAACACTGGCGTTATTATTCACCCTTGTGGGCTGTTCCAGTAACTATGTGATGGCGACAAAAGAGGGGCAAATGCTCCTGACACAGGGGAAGCCCATGTTAGATAAAGATACTGGGTTACTTAGCTATACCGATGAGCAAGGTAATCAGAAACAAATCAACAGCGACCAAGTCTCTCAGATCGTGCAGCGCTAA
- a CDS encoding NADP(H)-dependent aldo-keto reductase: MQYHRIPHSSLEVSVLGLGTMTFGEQNSEADAHAQLDHAIAAGVNLIDTAEMYAVPPRPETQGLTESYIGSWLKSRGGREKLIVASKVSGPVRGSDHSIRPQQALDRKNIRAALDASLQRLNTDYIDLYQLHWPQRQTNCFGKLNYQYTDDKPQYTDDKSVVTLLETLEALNEQVRAGKIRYVGVSNETPWGVMRYLHLAEKHDLPHIVSIQNPYSLLNRSFEVGLAEISQHEGVELLAYSSLAFGTLTGKYLNGAKPADARNTLFSRFTRYTGPQAQAAVAEYVALAQKHGLNPAQMALAFVRQQPFVASTLLGATTLEQLQINLDSQNLMLDGEILDELEAIHRRFTFPAP; this comes from the coding sequence ATGCAATATCACCGTATTCCCCATAGTTCTTTAGAAGTGAGCGTGCTGGGTCTTGGTACGATGACCTTTGGCGAACAAAACAGCGAAGCAGACGCCCATGCCCAGTTAGATCACGCCATTGCCGCAGGTGTTAACCTGATTGACACAGCAGAAATGTACGCCGTTCCTCCTCGCCCAGAAACACAGGGGTTAACCGAAAGCTATATAGGTTCCTGGCTGAAATCCCGTGGCGGACGCGAAAAATTGATTGTGGCGAGTAAAGTCTCCGGCCCTGTGCGCGGAAGCGATCACAGCATCCGCCCTCAACAGGCACTGGACAGGAAAAACATCCGCGCAGCACTGGATGCCAGCCTGCAACGCCTGAACACTGACTATATCGATCTCTATCAGTTGCATTGGCCACAGCGCCAGACCAACTGCTTTGGCAAGCTGAACTATCAATATACTGATGACAAACCGCAATATACCGACGACAAATCGGTAGTGACGCTGCTAGAAACGTTAGAAGCACTGAATGAACAGGTGCGTGCCGGTAAAATTCGCTACGTCGGCGTCTCTAACGAAACCCCGTGGGGCGTGATGCGCTATCTGCATCTGGCGGAAAAACACGATCTGCCACATATCGTCTCGATTCAAAACCCCTACAGCCTGCTGAACCGCAGTTTTGAAGTCGGCTTAGCGGAAATCAGCCAACATGAAGGCGTGGAACTGCTCGCCTATTCATCACTGGCGTTCGGTACGCTGACGGGTAAATACCTCAATGGCGCGAAACCCGCTGATGCCCGCAACACGCTATTTAGCCGCTTCACCCGCTATACTGGCCCGCAGGCTCAGGCAGCCGTTGCCGAGTATGTCGCGCTGGCACAAAAGCACGGTCTGAATCCGGCACAGATGGCATTAGCGTTTGTACGTCAGCAGCCGTTCGTCGCCAGCACGCTGCTGGGTGCAACCACATTGGAGCAGTTGCAAATCAACCTCGACAGCCAGAACCTGATGCTGGACGGCGAGATTCTTGATGAACTGGAAGCCATCCACCGCCGTTTCACGTTCCCAGCACCGTAA
- a CDS encoding autotransporter domain-containing protein, which yields MLSVWKNNVLKKKEMRITGKSRQAGVKYGRDSVCYRVLTMWLLLGFPITLWAAEDFRTAEYERNGAALDSINAAEAYGLGFSGKGVGVAVIDANGELGGDEFTGRVDSGAGWISSPWDGAFHGYAVAGVIGAAKNDNGIHGIAYQANLLPLGTTFSSQTLVNAQLNVLDRPDIKIVNNSWGYRIFNDTVQTFSVDRQIELLDGIINNNMVIGAEMARQGQLTVFAAGNEGHLTPSIISGLPTLLDAYGIENTIANNWLNVVAYDPSQRPSSAAFIASFSNLGLGSSAYTLLAPGVNIVSTTDANNTDTFSGTSFATPYVSGVAALAAEAFPYLNGKQLADILLSTATPLSGENTPRAVLLIRKNYDDRQNYLNSELDVYATGNAVTFNDEEMTAFLARVREDAFFDNLTDEQIRSAIRARANAQNINVLTTDDYQSLFGQGIVNAYKAVQGPGVLNAQRLSNSDLSSGIFNGNYAIYGVDTQGYSSTWSNDIAQVKNTTSGSSLYQLDVGLRKQGAGALYLTGSNTYLGPTIVEGGSIVVGKVAQGSGSLAGDVWVQSSATLGGHGKIAGTVTLENGSTLSPGASVGTLTVGNVVFHSGSIYHYEIDAQGNADGLNVTQDAALAGTVVLNASSQSLGDRFTLLNVGGTLSGNFDGLISNSTQPFLQDTLSYGNKQAYLDVVRNNRAFNDVAISRNQRAVAQTIESQRGGAVFSAIANSRSEDTARAAFDNLGGEIYAASRAALLQRSRYVRDEINGALHDENAQSLWLSTWANNGQFDETAESSRVNHNGYGFLIGNGSPIGESSTLGVVVGAEKSKIKTDARAASTDVTAYHAGSYWGTTYSGIAWRSGLVYSYLDMDTERDIQVPGLISRTQADYHAHLVQGFAEGSHRFAFNDSLSVEPYGNLSYAWLDLAGGQEHGSAAALRWERQGSGAGYSMLGLRSEARWSSHSPVRLYADAGYQRRLTPERTQTRLSFTQGGEAYTIRSATDDRDALLLRTGIILAMKPNATLVLGYQGVVSDKMSENSAKMQFGLTF from the coding sequence ATGCTATCGGTGTGGAAAAACAATGTGTTGAAAAAAAAGGAAATGCGTATCACGGGGAAATCGCGTCAGGCTGGCGTAAAATATGGCCGTGATAGCGTTTGCTACCGTGTGCTCACGATGTGGTTATTGCTTGGTTTTCCGATAACGCTGTGGGCCGCAGAGGATTTTCGCACGGCGGAGTATGAACGTAATGGTGCCGCACTGGATTCGATCAACGCGGCAGAAGCTTACGGTCTCGGCTTTTCGGGGAAGGGCGTTGGTGTTGCGGTCATTGATGCTAACGGCGAACTGGGCGGCGATGAATTTACCGGGCGGGTAGATTCGGGCGCGGGGTGGATCTCATCACCGTGGGATGGTGCGTTTCATGGCTACGCGGTTGCGGGTGTCATTGGCGCGGCGAAGAACGATAACGGCATCCATGGCATCGCCTATCAGGCGAACCTGTTGCCGTTAGGAACCACATTTTCATCGCAGACATTGGTGAATGCCCAGCTTAACGTGCTCGACCGTCCAGATATTAAGATCGTCAATAATAGCTGGGGATACAGAATATTTAACGATACGGTGCAGACATTTAGCGTCGATCGTCAGATTGAATTACTGGACGGCATCATCAACAACAACATGGTGATTGGTGCGGAGATGGCAAGGCAAGGGCAGTTAACAGTTTTTGCTGCGGGGAACGAAGGACATCTAACACCGTCGATTATCTCTGGGTTGCCAACGCTACTCGATGCCTATGGCATTGAGAATACGATAGCCAATAACTGGCTCAATGTTGTGGCTTACGATCCTTCTCAACGTCCTTCCAGCGCGGCGTTTATTGCATCATTCAGTAACTTGGGGCTTGGATCGTCGGCTTATACGCTGCTTGCGCCGGGCGTGAATATTGTGTCTACCACGGACGCCAATAATACTGACACATTCAGCGGCACGTCATTTGCGACACCCTACGTTTCGGGTGTCGCTGCGCTGGCTGCTGAAGCCTTTCCGTATCTGAACGGTAAGCAGTTAGCGGATATTCTGCTATCCACTGCCACGCCGCTCTCTGGCGAGAATACCCCGCGAGCGGTGTTGCTCATTCGTAAGAATTACGACGATCGCCAGAACTATCTCAATAGCGAGCTCGATGTTTACGCGACGGGCAATGCCGTTACGTTCAACGATGAGGAAATGACCGCCTTTCTTGCTCGGGTCAGGGAAGATGCTTTCTTCGACAATCTCACGGATGAACAGATCCGCAGCGCGATCCGCGCCCGCGCCAACGCGCAAAATATCAATGTGCTCACGACGGATGATTACCAATCGCTATTTGGTCAGGGGATCGTTAACGCCTATAAAGCGGTGCAGGGACCGGGTGTATTAAACGCGCAGCGGCTAAGTAATAGCGATCTCAGTAGTGGAATATTCAACGGTAACTACGCGATCTACGGGGTTGATACACAAGGGTATTCCAGTACCTGGAGCAATGATATCGCACAGGTGAAAAATACGACCAGTGGAAGCTCCCTGTATCAACTGGATGTCGGCTTACGCAAGCAGGGCGCAGGGGCGCTCTATCTGACGGGGAGTAATACCTATCTCGGGCCGACGATTGTAGAAGGCGGCAGTATCGTGGTGGGTAAGGTTGCGCAGGGGAGTGGCAGTCTGGCGGGGGATGTCTGGGTGCAATCTTCAGCCACGCTGGGCGGACATGGCAAAATTGCAGGCACTGTCACGCTTGAGAACGGTTCAACGCTTTCACCCGGTGCATCCGTTGGCACATTAACGGTCGGTAATGTGGTTTTTCATTCAGGCAGCATTTATCACTATGAGATTGATGCGCAGGGTAATGCTGATGGTCTGAATGTCACTCAGGATGCGGCGCTGGCGGGAACCGTGGTACTGAATGCCTCTTCGCAATCGCTGGGCGATCGTTTTACCCTATTGAATGTCGGCGGTACCCTGAGTGGCAACTTTGATGGATTGATTTCTAACTCAACCCAGCCTTTCCTGCAGGATACGCTGAGCTATGGCAACAAACAGGCTTATCTGGATGTGGTGCGTAATAATCGGGCCTTTAATGATGTTGCTATAAGCCGTAATCAGCGAGCCGTCGCGCAGACGATCGAGAGCCAAAGAGGTGGGGCGGTTTTCTCTGCTATTGCTAATAGCCGAAGTGAGGATACCGCGCGAGCGGCGTTCGATAACCTCGGCGGTGAGATCTATGCCGCCTCGCGCGCCGCATTGCTCCAGCGTAGCCGCTATGTGCGAGACGAGATCAACGGCGCACTGCACGATGAAAATGCACAATCGCTGTGGCTGAGTACGTGGGCTAACAATGGTCAATTCGATGAAACTGCCGAATCCTCACGCGTAAATCACAACGGCTATGGCTTCTTAATCGGTAACGGCAGCCCAATTGGCGAAAGCAGTACGCTTGGTGTTGTCGTCGGCGCAGAGAAAAGCAAGATCAAAACCGATGCGCGTGCCGCCAGTACCGATGTGACCGCCTATCACGCAGGCAGTTATTGGGGAACGACCTATAGCGGAATAGCATGGCGATCCGGTCTGGTCTACAGCTATCTGGATATGGACACTGAACGCGATATTCAGGTGCCTGGGCTCATCAGCCGCACTCAGGCGGATTATCATGCGCACCTTGTTCAGGGATTCGCGGAGGGAAGCCATCGATTCGCGTTTAATGACAGCCTGAGCGTTGAACCTTATGGCAATCTCTCGTATGCCTGGCTCGATCTTGCGGGTGGGCAGGAACACGGAAGCGCTGCTGCACTGCGCTGGGAACGTCAGGGTAGTGGTGCGGGATATTCAATGCTGGGTTTACGCAGTGAGGCGCGCTGGTCTTCTCATTCGCCTGTCAGGCTCTATGCCGATGCCGGCTATCAGCGACGTTTGACGCCGGAGCGTACCCAAACGCGACTGAGTTTTACGCAGGGTGGCGAGGCTTATACGATTCGTTCTGCGACTGACGATCGCGATGCGCTGCTATTACGGACGGGCATCATATTGGCGATGAAGCCGAATGCGACGCTGGTGTTGGGTTACCAAGGCGTAGTGAGCGATAAAATGAGTGAAAACAGCGCCAAAATGCAGTTTGGACTCACATTTTGA